AAAATCATTTACTTGCTGGACACAGGAAAGATCAAAGATTTGAAATTCCCGACATTTTGGTTTGACTCAACTCCGCAAGGAAAATTCATGATGAACATTGCCTTTGGCCAAAGCAAGTATTACATCGACAATTTAAGCGAAAACATCAAACGAGGTCATCGGGCAAAACTGCGAAAAGGCATTTGGCCAAACTTCGCCCCGCTTGGCTATTTAAACAATCACAAAACGAGAGGCATTGATATTGATAGTGAAAAATCACCGCTAGTGCGCAAAGCATTTGAACTTTACTCGACTGGCGAATACACCCTAAAAGCCCTTGCCAAAGTTTTGGATCAAGCGGGGCTAAGAAGTTATAAAGGCAATGTTCTTTCGGTTTCCTGTGCCCAGCGTATGCTTCAAAATCAGATTTACTATGGTGTTTTTTCTTTCAACGGTGAAATCTATGACGGAACGCATGAGCCAATTATTTCCAAGAAACTTTTTGATTCTGTTCAACAAGTAATGAGCAACCGAGGAAAAAAGAAACGCAAACGAAAACACGAATTTGCTTTTTCAGGTTTGATGAAGTGCGGTTTTTGCGGTTGCCTCATCACCGCCGAAAAACAAAAAGGACATCACTATTATCGTTGCACAAAGAAAAAGCAACCTTGTAATGAAAAATATTTACGGGAAGAAAATCTTGTTGAACAGATGAAATGGATTATTAAAAAAGTTTCTTTGCCTGACAAGTGGGCAAACAACATGCTTGCCGAGATAGATAAAGAAAAAGAGCAGGCCAAAGAAGAAACGAAAGTTTTTGTTCAAAATCTACAAACTAAAAAAGCAGAGGTTGAAGCCAAAGCCGAAAACCTGCTTGATTTGTTTATCGGTGGTAAAGGCATTGAACCCGAAGAATACCAAGCCAAAAAATCAAAACTGCTTAACGAGAAGCAGGACATTTTAGGGAAGATAAGAGATTTTGAACAAAAAGGAAATAATTGGCTCGAACCGATGAAAGAAATGATTTTAGCCAGTAGCCAAGCCAAAATTCTTTTGTCGCAAAGCGACAATCAAGAAATCCGAGCATTTCTAAAAAATATCGGCTCGAACTTCATTTTGGGCCAAAAGCGGGCTTTTCGATTTTTTGTTGATTAAATTCATTTTATTTGGTAGTATAACAATAGAGGTAATAATCTCATTTACTATTATACTACCAAAACTTTATTTATATGACAAGTGGAAAAATTATCAGCGGAAACATCAAGAAATTACGCGCCAAACTTGGCTTGACGCAAGATGATTTAGCCAAGAAAGCGGATATTAAATATACAACGCTTATGAAGGTTGAAAGTGGCGCGGTTAATAAGCCAAGCGTTCAAACTATGGCAAAAATTGCTAAAGTGTTGGGCGTTTCAAT
This is a stretch of genomic DNA from Bacteroidota bacterium. It encodes these proteins:
- a CDS encoding recombinase family protein, with the translated sequence KIIYLLDTGKIKDLKFPTFWFDSTPQGKFMMNIAFGQSKYYIDNLSENIKRGHRAKLRKGIWPNFAPLGYLNNHKTRGIDIDSEKSPLVRKAFELYSTGEYTLKALAKVLDQAGLRSYKGNVLSVSCAQRMLQNQIYYGVFSFNGEIYDGTHEPIISKKLFDSVQQVMSNRGKKKRKRKHEFAFSGLMKCGFCGCLITAEKQKGHHYYRCTKKKQPCNEKYLREENLVEQMKWIIKKVSLPDKWANNMLAEIDKEKEQAKEETKVFVQNLQTKKAEVEAKAENLLDLFIGGKGIEPEEYQAKKSKLLNEKQDILGKIRDFEQKGNNWLEPMKEMILASSQAKILLSQSDNQEIRAFLKNIGSNFILGQKRAFRFFVD
- a CDS encoding helix-turn-helix transcriptional regulator, giving the protein MTSGKIISGNIKKLRAKLGLTQDDLAKKADIKYTTLMKVESGAVNKPSVQTMAKIAKVLGVSIEELIK